TCGTTTTTAGTTTGCAATTTAGTTATAGGACTGATAGAATACTTTATGGTTAATGAGAAAAAGCGGAGGTGCTCACATGTCATCAATCGTAGTAGTTGGGACGCAATGGGGAGACGAAGGTAAAGGTAAAATTACAGATTTCTTAGCAGAGGATGCAAACGTTATTGCACGTTTTTCAGGTGGTAACAATGCAGGTCATACAATAAAATTTGATGGAGAAACTTTTAAATTACACTTAGTACCATCAGGTATATTTTATAAAGATAAATTAAGTGTTATCGGTAATGGCGTCGTAGTAGATCCAGTTGCTTTATTAAAAGAATTAGATGCTTTAAACGAACGCGGTGTTATAACAAATAACTTGAGAATTTCTAACCGTGCACAAGTAATCTTGCCATATCATTTAAAACAAGATGAACTAGAAGAAGAAAAACGCGGAGACAACAAAATTGGTACAACTAAAAAAGGTATCGGTCCAGCTTATGTAGATAAAGCGCAACGTATCGGTATTCGTATGGCTGATTTATTAGATAAAGAAACATTTGAAAAACGCTTAAAAGAAAATCTAGAATATAAAAATGAATTGTTTGAAAAAATGTTCAATGCTGAAGGTTTCACGTTTGAAGAAATCTTTGAAACATATTTTGCTGCTGGACAACGCTTAAAAGAATTTGTTACAGACACACCTAAATTATTAGACGATGCTTTCGTAAATGATGAAAAAGTTTTATTCGAAGGTGCACAAGGTGTCATGTTAGATATCGATCATGGTACTTATCCATTCGTTACATCAAGTAACCCAATTGCTGGTAACGTTACAGTAGGTGGCGGTGTTGGTCCAACATACGTATCTAAAGTTATCGGTGTATGTAAAGCTTATACATCACGTGTAGGAGACGGTCCATTCCCTACAGAACTATTCGATGAAGATGGTCACCATATCCGTGAAGTTGGTCGTGAATACGGTACAACAACAGGACGTCCACGCCGTGTAGGTTGGTTTGACTCAGTTGTATTACGTCACTCACGTCGCGTAAGTGGTATTACAGACTTATCAATCAACTCAATCGACGTACTTACAGGTCTTAAAACAGTTAAAATCTGTACAGCTTATGAAATTGACGGTGTTGAAATTACAGAATACCCAGCAAACTTAAAAGAATTAGAACGTTGTAAACCAATCTTTGAAGAATTACCAGGTTGGGAAGAAGACATTACAGGATGCCGTTCATTAGAAGAATTACCAGATAACGCACGTCGTTATTTAGAGCGCGTT
This portion of the Mammaliicoccus vitulinus genome encodes:
- a CDS encoding adenylosuccinate synthase, which translates into the protein MSSIVVVGTQWGDEGKGKITDFLAEDANVIARFSGGNNAGHTIKFDGETFKLHLVPSGIFYKDKLSVIGNGVVVDPVALLKELDALNERGVITNNLRISNRAQVILPYHLKQDELEEEKRGDNKIGTTKKGIGPAYVDKAQRIGIRMADLLDKETFEKRLKENLEYKNELFEKMFNAEGFTFEEIFETYFAAGQRLKEFVTDTPKLLDDAFVNDEKVLFEGAQGVMLDIDHGTYPFVTSSNPIAGNVTVGGGVGPTYVSKVIGVCKAYTSRVGDGPFPTELFDEDGHHIREVGREYGTTTGRPRRVGWFDSVVLRHSRRVSGITDLSINSIDVLTGLKTVKICTAYEIDGVEITEYPANLKELERCKPIFEELPGWEEDITGCRSLEELPDNARRYLERVSELCDVKISIFSVGPDRNQTNLLENLWD